The stretch of DNA GCCCTCTTCGAAATCCATCTGCCCCAATTCTTTGAGCGACTCCAGATGGTCCGGTTGCGTGGAGAGAATATGTTCGTAGATCTCGCGTGCCAAATGCCTATGTCCCGGTACGGCCGTCGCATTGGGATTGATCTCCCAGCCCGAATCAATCCGCGTCCCATTGACCATTCCGCTCTTTTGGGAGATCGGAGTTCGGTTGCGTTGTGAGGCGGTTCGATCGGCCGTTATTTGTTGGGACACCATCGCATCAAGTCCTTAATCCCAGTCGGCGGGGCCCATTCATGAGCAGCCGCCATCGTCTGTGTTTTGAGTCGGTCCAGGAGCGGCCAAATCGAGATACACCCTCGTCGGTCCCCGCCTACGGTTTATATCGGCAACTCGGCCAACCCTCTGGATCTTCAGCGGCAGTTTGCACAAGATTCGAGTTATCTTCCGGGTTGTATCGATTGGCGGTTTGACGAACGGCAATGGCGGTCATGGCGGTTTTTCCGGCTTAAGTCTCTGAATGCACGATATCCGGGTCCCTCTTGAATCGCAGGGCGGATGTCGTTTCATGGAGACAAGAAAATCAAGCACCCCCCCATGTTCCCTACCCCAGTACACGCCATGTGGGGGGAATGATCTCGGTCGAACCACCGAATGAAGCGAACCACCGAACGCCGAAGGCGTTCTTCACCTTAGCCTAGGGTCGCGAACGAAGTGAGCGCACCCTAGGTTGGCAGCCACACCACGAAAACCAACCCTGAAGGGGTTGCACACATTGATAAACCCCTTCAGGGTTTGTGAGGCGTCAATGATCCCATTCCCAGGGCGGCGCGGCGTGGCCGCTTGCCCTGGGCTGGCATGTTTCACCCCTTTGGGGTGGGTCTCTTATGGTCCTTAAAATAAAAAACGCGGCCGAATCGTGGGGGATTCGGCCGCGCTGGGTTTTATCGAGCGCTTACGCGCTCTTCAGACTGGTGCCGGTGCGGCGACCAGTTCTTCTTTCAAGCGGTTCCGTGCGGTGTGCAGTCGCCGCTTGATCGTTCCGATCGGGCTTTCGAAGTGGTCGCTCATCTCCTTGAGCGATTGGCCCTCGAAGTAGAACGCCATCAGCGTTTGCCGGTCCAGCTCACGCAGACGCGACAAACCACCCCGGACCCGGCCGGCATCTTCTTTTTGCATCAGGCTTTCCAAAGGGTTGGCCCGATCCATTTTCAATGCCGACACCGTATCCGTACCGGTCACGACCTCGTGCGGCCGTCGGACCGCTCGGTTGATCGCCATCCGCACGGCGACTTGCTTCATCCAGCCGACGAACCGCTCTGGGTCACGCAACTGGTCCAGCTTCCGCATCATTTGCAAGAAGACGTCCTGCGTGACTTCCTTCGCTTCGGACCGGTTGCGCAGTCGTCGCAGCACGATGGCGAACACGATCGGCTCGAACCGCACCGCCAATCGACCGAACGCCTCACGGTTGCCCGCTTGAGCTGCCCGCACCAATTGCAAGACCTCGTTGTCTGCCAATTGCATCATGACTTTATCTCTCCTTCCCAATCACAGTTTTTTCAGATTGGGTGTCGGCCGCAGCCAAGTCGTGGTTCCGCTCTCTTATAACAGCCGGAAACCATCGAACTTGCGTCTGCAAACCTATCGTTGGGTTTTGTTCACGAAATCGCCGGAATCAATGCGTTCCGGACGTTTTGCTTTGGGGGAAATCGCTGGAAACCGTGGCGTGCTAATTCCAGCGGATCCAAATACGGCAACGGGCGACCGGGACGATACGGCGAAGCTTGGGGGCTTCGCGGCACAGCCGGCTCGCTTGCTCGGATTCAGTGAGTGACAGTCGTGTTGGCTGAATTAGCCTCGTGATGTCGAACTGAAGACGAGTGGCGCCGCCTGGGACGCCGCAAGCCGCCGGAGTTTTACGCCCGGTAGCGACGATACCTGTTTCACACTCGATACGTGTGATTGGGTTCCGTCGGAGCTGTCGCACATGGAACAACACGCGAAGCGCATATTGCTGCCATGGGTGCGGACTCTGCTCTCGACTACCGGGTACCCCGGTTCCGTCGGCCACGTTATCCCGCGTAACGCGGACGTGGCGGGCCGTTTCCCAAAAGCGCGACCCACGGAGGGCGTGCATCGATGGAGACAGCCATTTTCGACGTCCGAACCGGCATAAATACCAGCGTTGGCGATCATCGTCGAAATCGTGATTTGGCGGTTGCTCTTCATCGAAACTACCTCCTGCGAAAAGGGGTCGCAGTGAACAAAAAGAGAGTTAAATCTCCACCCCGTCGGGTCGATGCTGACCCAAAAGCGGCGAGCGCTCAAAATCGGGGTATAGCCTCCGTGCGAAGACCGGCTACACCGATCTCCTGCGTATCTGACGCAGGAATCTTCGACAAGGTTCGCGCAATTCTTGGAAATATTGGAAAAGTTTTCCCAGGAAATCACGAAAAACGTCGAAATCCCTGCAATACGGGCGGAAAACAAAGCGAATCTCCGTTTTCTACCAACAAAAATTTACCCGCGCCGCGAGGAAATGTCCAGAGGATTTTCGCCAGTTGGGGTGGCGAAGGATGCGGGTTGGGAGACAAGCCCCCCGGCAAAGCCGGGGGCTGATGGAAAAATTGCCCTTCCGCCTGCCGTCAGCCCCCGGCTTTGCCGGGGGTTACGCGGATAGCGGGATTAACGTTCCAGCGCCAGTGGGTTGACGTTCGAGACAATGCGGCAATAATACCCATTCACCCCGCTATTTTGCGCGGGCAGCGAATGATTGCCTCCGAGTGCAGTGGAGACGTGCCAACCGGGTCAGGTCTTAACCGAAGCAGCCCTAAGTACTCACCTTCAGGTGTGTGAGGAGGCAATCATTGGCTGCCTGCGTTTTTTTGCGCGCTGAGGACGGGTTCCGCTTCAGTATCCTCTGTTTCCCCGTCAAAATCATCGAACAGTCGGTGAACGATATCCATCATTCGTCCTCCGTCATAATCATCATATTTTTGGCGAAATTCTTCTATTGTTAGTCTCTTTTCAATATTGATCCGACAGTCGGAGAGCTGTCGTTCAAGTTCAGCGGCACCGGTCGCAGTTACATTTGTATTCGAAACGTCAACCCATTGTAGATTGCTCAATGATCGAAAATGGCGCAATCCGCTATCGTCAATTTCGGCGAATTCCAAATACAACCATTTGAGACGTGACATTTTCCCCAACACTCGGCAATCCGCGTCCGTCAATTTCACGTGGTGCAATGACAACTCTTCGAGGTCAAGTCGCCGCAAAAAGTCGGCCATCTGCAAATTGTCCAACCGCGGATGAGCAATCCCCAATTCCTTGAGATTGGGCAGGCTGGCGATTAACTCGACAGTTTCCGGATCAATGACCAGGTTGTTTAAGTACAGCGATTCCAGTCCCCGAGCACGACTGATCGCTCGCACAAAATCAGCGTCTTTGATTTGTTGCGATGCAAGGGATAGGTTGCGGAGTTTGGGAAGCCCGCCGATCATCTCAGCCTGCGCATCGGTCAAGTTGACATAGGATAGGCCTAGAGCTTCCAGGTTATTGAGTTGGCCGATCAACGTAAGGTCGTCGGCGCTAACCTGACTGAACGAATATAAAGACGGATAATCGCCTTTGTTTGAGCATGTGACTGGCATGTTCGCCAATTCGGCAATCTCCACATCAAAATCAAACTCAGCCGGTTCATGATACCAAAATCCGCATACGCCACCGTTAACAGTGACATTTCTAATACTGATGGCGGTTTCGTAGTTTTCGTCGATTTGTTCCGAAATGAATCTCGGCAGACGTGACTCCGTCCAGATGTCAAAATCACGTTCCCACAGCGCCGCAATCGCCTCGCGCTCGCGCCAAATTGGCACCAGAGTACACACCACCCCCACAACCGCGATCACGACAAGCGACAGCGCGTACAACCACCATCTTCGGCGGGACTTACTGTGCTGTGATTCGTTCGATTCCGACATGCGAGCTCCTTCGCTTATACGAGCTTGGTCGCGTCCCCACCTTAATACACTCAACGAGAATTCGCGTCAAATTTCACCTGCGGCTTACGGCGGATTAACCCGCCTCAAACGCGTTTATTCCATCCAGAAGGCGTAGAGTTTGGCGCGATCCAAGTGGAACCGCAGGCGGATTTCGCCATCGGGGACAAGCTGAGTGGTATCCCACTCGACGACATGGCGGACAGCGTCGCCACCAATCGGCATTGACGAGACGACTTTGTCCCCGTTTAGCATCTCCACGCGGATTGAACCGGCGGATGCGTCGGCGTTGAGACACAACTGGTTCCCGGCCAGCCGTAGCGGTTTTGTCGTGAGCGTTCCCTGGTCAGCAGCGTCCATGGAGACAAAACCATCCAGCCTTAGCGTCGCCAGGCCGATGGCACCGTCGTTGGGGATTTCGTTGTGCAGGGTGCTACGACCTGCATAGTAAAACCACAATTCGTCCCCTACGCGAATCGGCGGCGTGGCGGGGACCGAATTGTTGCCGAAGTCCCAGTCCCCCTTTTCCGCTCCCGTCGGAATAAATGGTTCGCGTGAGGGGCGTTCCCAGTGACGACCGTTGCGGCTTGTCGCCAATTGAATATCCACCACATCGGACTGTGTGTGATACATGCGTAGCAGGCCAATGAACACGGTTTCATAATGAAACAAGGACATCGCATACATTTCGTCATCGGCCGCGTCCTGCTGATCGACGGCCGACATGAAATAGGTGTCGGTCCAGTTGAAAAAATCTTTGCTCGTCGCATAACCGCGTGCCCGTTTGCCGTCCTTGAAGATCTTTACCATCGCCACCCATTGCTTCTCGATCGGATTCCAATGCAACGTCGTACCGTCATATCCTTGATCGATCAGCACGCCGACATCCTTCCAGTGTAATCCATCAGGAGAAGTGAAGCCTCGCAGCCCGTTGTAACGCAACAGCGCCTTGTACCGACGCTCGGGATCAGCATCATGCGGGTCAAAAACAACCGAGGTTTGGCTCCAACCGGGCAGGACAATGTTGTTGCCTGTGCTATCGCGAAACGGATGCAGGCCCAACGTTGGCTTTTTCCAATGGATACCGTCAGCTGATTCCGCGTAGCAGACAAACGAGGGTTGGTCGACATGTTTCCCCCACGCCAAATACCACATGCGAAACAGTTTGGTCTCCGGATCGCGGATCACACCGCCGTACAATAAGACGCTGCGGCCTTCCCAAGGTTGATCGGGAACGATCAGTGGGTTGTCCCCGTGCTTGCGGACCGGATGCATTTGGCGCGTCAGTCCTTGCTGCGACTCAATCACCTGATCATCCAAGAACAATTGCTTCCGTTTGCCCACCGAAATCGGGCCAACCCCCGTAACACGTTCTTGGCTCACGTCGCGCAGCGGTGGTTCGGGCTGTGAAAGTTTGCTGTTTTTTCCCAACAGACCCCCGACACGAATGTCGTCCCACGTCCCGGTCCCACGCGCGGTTTGGGGCGACGTATCACCCAGCTCGACAGTCGCCACCGCAGCCGCGGCATCAAGATCAAAATACACCCCCAGCAGTTTTTCTTGTCCGGGCATTCCAGCCCATAACTCCACCGCTTTTTCGCTCGGGCGGCGATGTTGGATCACCCGCATCCATCGATCGGCGGCAAATGTGCCTGCGGTAGGACGTGAATGGCGCATTCGAGTTGAGCCCGGTGTGGACGCATGCGTCACTTCGATTCCAAACATCGGCTCGTCCGACTTCTTCACAGCATGCAGGATGAGGCCGACATGTTTATCTCCCGCCGAACTCGCCGACCAGATCACGAAGTCCTCCATCGCAGCATCGGCGTCGCCGCGAAAAACGAATTCGGTTACGGTCTCGCCCGCGACGCTCGGAGCATCGTAGCGTGGTTGCAAGCGAATACGACCGATTTCATCGCCAGTCGTGGTCGAGACCCACCCCGCGCGGCGGCCGGCAAATGCGTCGCCACGGGTCACGCGGACGATGCCTTGCTTGCGTCCAGAAAACGGATCTCCCAGCCATCGGATCCCGGCATTGAGCGGTTGTACGATACCGTCGCTGTAATTTTCAAAATCGACATGCAATACACGACCGTCTGACCGCGGAACCGGCGGTTGCAGTCGGTCATCGGCAAATGCAACGTCAACCACCAGGACGGTTAGTGCTAAAACCGTGAGTGAAATCCGCATGATGTCGTCTTCTCTCTCGAGAGTTGCCTGGATGATGCGAGAGCCATTCTGCATGCTCGGGGGCGACTGGTACCTTGTCGGGGGTTCGTCCATTCTATCAGATTTCACGCCCGACTTCCGCCAGTGACGCCCACCTGCGAAAATAGATCCGTTCCCATTTTCCTACAGAGAGTTTCAGCAGCGTGAATTATTTTGCCCATGGCATTCGATACACCGACCGGCCCTATTTTCTGGCTGGGACGGCGACGCCTGATTGGTTGTCGATGGCGGATCGCCGGGTGCGGTTGCGGCCGCAGCATGTGCAGCCGTTTGCGGATGGATCGGGGCAGCCCCAAGCGGAGTTTGCCGCCGGGGTGTTGCAGCACATGGAAGACGACGACCGTTTTCATCGCTCAGCTGCGTTTTTTGAAGTGAGCGGCGCGCTGTTGCCGCTGTTTCGCAAGTTGCTGGAGCCACACGACGGGTTTCGGCCCGGGTTTTTGGCGCACATCGTCACTGAGTTGCTGATGGATGCGGTGTTGATCGAGCGGCATCCGGAAATGCTGCAGGCCTATTATGCGGCGATCGACGCTGTGGATGCGGAATTGATTCAGCAGTCGGTGAATGCGATGGCCAAAAAACCGACCGAGCGGCTTGCCGGCGTGTTACCGTTATTCACGCGCGAGGGGTTTCTGTGGGATTATTTGGATTCGGAGCGGTTGTTATATCGCTTGAATCAAGTGATGCGGCGTGTCAAACTACAGCCACTCCCGCCGGAGACCACGGCGGTCCTGGACGAATCGCGGCTGCTTGTTCGCGCGCGAATTGACGATTTGATTTTGATACCGGTAAAGCCCCCCACAAAGGATGCTCCCCCATGAAGTATGGCATGAATATGCTGCTCTGGACGACCAACGTTGGCGAAGAACATTTTCCGATTTTGGAGCGTCTCAAGTCGATGGGCTATGACGGCGTCGAGATCCCGATTTTTGATTTGGAATTGGAGCCGTATCGAAAACTGGCGGAAAAATGCGACGAATTGGGCCTGGAGCGAACGGCGGTGACGGTCTGTTCCAGCGAAGCCAACCCAGCATCCCCGGATGCCGCACTGCGCAAAGCGGGGCTTGAACATATCAATCAGGTGGTTGACGCGTGCGCTGTGTTGGGGGCGAGTCTATTGTGCGGGCCGTACCATTCGGCGATCGGCGAATTCAGCGGCGACGGTCCCACAGGGGACGAACGCAAATGGTCGCAAGAAACACTCGGCCACGCCGCCGACCATGCCCAAGCGGCTGATGTGATGCTGGGGTTGGAATACCTCAATCGCTTTGAATGCTACTTGCTGAACAGCGCCGCCGACTGCGCAGAATTCGTGCGTGCCGTCGATCATCCGAACTTGCGCATGATTTACGACACATTTCACGCAAACATTGAAGAAAAGCATGTCGACGAAGCAATCCGAACCTGCGCCGACGTCACCTGCCACGTGCACATTTCAGAAAACGACCGCTCCACGCCGGGCGCAGGGCACGTGGAATGGGACAAAACATTCCACACTTTGAAAGAAACCGAATACGACGGCTGGATGACCGTCGAAGCCTTCGGCTTGGCCCTGCCGGAATTGGCGGCGGCCACGAAGATCTGGCGGAAGATGTACACGTCCGAGGACCAGTTGGCCGAAGCCGCGCTGAAGTTCATGAAGACAAACTGGAACGCTTAAAGCGCCTGGTGCCCAAAGGGGGTGCCACTGGCGGCTCGTCCGCTAGTGCGATGGTCTATGGACGCACCGATGCTTAGGAATTGATGTCGTGACTCAACTCACTGCTGGACAAGCCAGCAGTGGCACCCGGCGATGGTACAAATCAGCATGCTACAATCGATGTCGCGGCGGCTAGCGAAAGCGAGAATTGGATTTTGAAAACACGCTCTTAAAAGGACGTTTGTTTGCTAAAAACGCTGGCGCCGAACAGCAACGACTGTCAGTGCAAGCTGGAAATGAGCGAAGCGATTATCGACATCAGCTGTTTTACCTCATTATCACGCGAATCGAGCTAGTAAATTCATTATTTAGAAGACTAGCTTTCACAATTCTCAGCACAATAACGATACCATAGTCACTCTACCTATCGAGTATAAAATATGTTCCGTTCATCTGATCAACTGCGCGTCTTAATGTCTTCGATCGCAATATGCATTATTCTGTACTGCTGTACTCATTGCTACGCCGCAGATTCACAGGACGGCCAGACGGGCGATGGTCTACTCGACTATTATATGCGGCAATTTGCCAAAGAGAAAGGTGTGCGACCAGCCGACATCAAGAACGCACTTCGCATCATTAACGATCGTGCCACGACTTCCAAGGAACGAACTCGTTTATTACTTAGTATTGCCGCTTACTCGAGACCGAATGAGGTTCCTGTGGAGGACATCAGTCGTATCATTGGCCGTGTTAAAAAGAGCACTATTGACGAAAAGGCAGCTGCGGCATGGTGTCTATCAAAGGTGACATGTGCGGGCTCAGGAAATGTTTGCATCCACGCAGAAAGAGTATTGTTTTCTGAATGGAGAAATCGTGCGCACGGCTGGGAGCATAGAATTGCAATCTTGTTTCCGTTAATGATTTCGACAAGATCACCAAATGTATTGATGCGCGACTATTGCAGAATATTGCGGGACTCAGACGCGAATTACGAAACGATCGTTCGGATAAACGAAATCATTTGCAACTTGATAGAGCTTAGAAAAGTAGTCAGCGGGGACGCAGCCGCAAATTATTATATGGTCGCATATGACCAAGACAAGCTACCGCAATCTTCACGGCAACGAATGTTATGGGTAATGTCGGATCTTATGACACGATCGCTAGCGAACAAGCAAATTAACATAGCTAGCGAAACGACCGTGGACATTCATAAATTAGGACAAGCTGAGTTTTGCAACCATAAAAACGACGAAGAGACGCGAGTCCTAGGTGCTCAGTTGATAATTCCAGATGAAACAAAAAAGTATGACGTGGATCCAGAGACTATAGAAGCGGCTAATAAGTACCTGGCAAGCGATGCCACATCCAGTGAGCTGCGATCTAGTTCATCACTTCTATTGAAAGTAATAAAGAACGCACAATCCCAAAACCGCAGGCGCGCGGTTCAAAAACAATGACGGACGTAAACTGAGCCCGCAAAGGAAGTACAATCGAAAATCACCTACGAAAACTGACCGCGAATGTACGCAAACGATGAGCGATCCGCAACACAACTCAACAATTTTTCAGCGACGAGGCGCACAGATAGCGCAGCCGCTGAATGTGTGGATCGTCGGAGTATTACGTAGCGAGTTCGTACCACTTGATCAGCCCGTGCCTTGTTGAAAACTGACCGATTACCCCACGCTGGTCGCTAACGCCGCAAGGCATAGGCGAGGACTTTGAGGCCGGCTTCAATAATGAGGCTGCTTTCGGAGCGGGCAGCGAGCGCAGAACCCATCGTCCGTTTCAAACCGCTCATGAACGATTCCACTAGCCAACGCCGGCCGTAACCATTTTTCTTCAGCCGCTGCTTCGTCATCTGTTGTCGATACTCGCCGCCCACGCTGCCGTCCGCACGATGCACCGCTGGCGGAATCCAACTTTGCACGCCCCAGCCCTCGCGACAGTACATGTGAATCCACTCGGCATCATAACCCGCGTCGGCAAACAGCCGTTTGGGCTGCGTAACATGCCGCACTTTCTCCAATAATTCAGGCGCTTCGCATTTGTCGTTTCCCGGCCCCCAACCGACCACCAAGCCGGCTGGCAACATCGATCCAGCCACAATACAGACCGAGAGTTTCACGTATTTCTTTCGTGTTTTTCCGCTCCGTACGCGAAAGTGTGCACTGGCCGACGACGTTTCCAAACCGGTCGAATCCATCGATGCCTCGTCCGCATCAGCGGCAAATTCCTTGATGATCTCCGCCAACATGGCGTCAGTGATTTCCAGGACGTGCGAGCGATCGGCGAAGTATTTCAACGTCGAGTAGTGCGGCAAACGCGTGAGCTCCATCCGTTCTCGCAGTTGGTCGGACGCGCCGAGGATGTCGATGATGCCGCGATAGGTGGTTTTCAAGTACGCTTTGAGAATCAGGATTGTCAGCAATTGCGACTGCGTGAATTTCTGCGGGCTTTTGGGGTGCGAATAAGGCTGGACGAATTTCGTAGACAGCCGCATAGACAGTGAAGCGACTTCCAACAGCACGTTCGGTTGATGGGGGTTGCTCATAGCAGTTACATTTAGCGCGCTGCGGCTAACAATTCAAGTGGTGTTTTCAACAAGGCAATCAGCCCGCCGAACCGTTCGTGGCGGGTGATCTGCTCAAGCACGATTGTCTCATTTACCGGCGGCGGATCTGCACAGGAAGGTGGCAGAAAATCTTGCGAAGAATGCGCCCGGTTGTCGTTGTAATAGCGGACGTATTCACGGATGAGATAGTTGAGGTGCTTCTCGCCGAAGATCAAGAAGTTGTGCTTACCTGGCCCCTTTAACCGAGACCAGGGCCTGATATACGATTCAGGTTTCTAGCTCCAGAAGAAGGAGGCAATTATGCCGAGTAAGCGTCATACATCAGAACAGATCATTACCAAGTTGCGGGAAGCTGAAGTTCATCTTTCCCAAGGGATGACCATTCCCCTGATGTGCAAGAAACTGGGGATTCATCAACAGACCTACTACAAGTGGCGACGCGAGTATGGTGGTTTGCGGATGGCACCCGCGTTGGCAGTTTCACCCCGGCTGCGTGGGGTTCGCGCCTTGTTGTGGTGGCGTGATGAGTTCAATCGCCGCTGGTTTTCTCACTGGCCGTTGTTCGCCCGGGTCGTAATAGCGGATGGGGTCGGGGGTGATGCCGATGATCAAAAATGCCAGCGTTAGCCAGCCGAGAATTTTGCGGCCCCAGCCTAGCGGGACGTTGTCGTTGGCAGTTGGCGGATGCTTGGGGCCCATGAAGGTCACTAGCGCGACCATCAACAACCACTGATACCGGCCGGTCCAAGCCATATAGCCGACGACCAGCAGCAGAAAACCGATGGCGACGATGTGTGCTTTTTTGCGGAGCAAGGCATACATGATATGCCCACCGTCGAGTTGGCTGACCGGGACCAAGTTCAGAGCGGTGATGAAGATCCCCACCCAGCCGGCAGCCGCCATGGGGTGAAATTCGAGACTGAAGGTAGCGGATGTTACTGGATGAAAATATGCGATTAGCCATTGGAACAACAGCGGCGCGCCAAGAAAAAACTCTGGCGTCGTAGGCATTGTGTAAGTTGGCTCGCTCCACATGATGCCCAAGACGGCCATGGGCAGCGCCAGCACCAAACCGGCCAGGGGGCCTGAAATGGCAATGTCGAACAGCGCTTTGCGGTCACCCGCTCCGCGCCGCTGAAAAATCACTGCTCCCATCGTTCCGATCGGAGGGAGCGGCATCGGGATGAAATAGGGGAAACTAGCCGGCACACCGTAGCGAACCGATTGCAAGAAATGCCCCATTTCGTGGAAAACCAAAATCGACATTAACGACGCGCTATAAATCGCTCCACCGACCCAACCGGAATCGAGCACTCCCACGTACCACGTACTTAAACAGGTCGCCACGAACAACATCAGCGGCCGGAACCAACGTTTCGGGGGGGCTGCGGGTCTGCGTGAGCCTTCCGGAACGTTGCCCAGTCGAATCTCACGTTCGTGTTGCGCAAGGAGTTCGTCGAACTGCTCGGGCGTCAAATTGTCTATGTTCAGTCCTTGATTCGCCATGCTGATCCGGTCCGAGTGATTGGAAGTCCTGCCAGACGTATTCTACCATGCGAGTGGGATGACGAACACCGGTGGTTTTAGCCCGAAACGTAATCCCGCCTGCCGGTTACAGCAATTAGCGGGGTTTTTCGACGCGACATTTGGGATTCTTGCCCCCAAGGCAACAATATGCCGTAGGGCAGGCTCCCACCTGCCGTGATTGAACAGGCACGAACAACATGATTCGCGGCAGGCGGGAGCCTGCCCTACGATGAATTCATCGCCTTCGAGCCTGTCCCCACAAGCCACAAGCCTACCACGGAATACGACGATGACAACTCGACCGCTACGCAGTTCCGAATGGTTCGCCGGACGTGACGAATTGGCGCTGCAAAACCGTTCCGCGTTGCGGTCCATGGGATTCGATGCCGATTTCTATGCCGGCAAACCGGTGATCGGCATCGCCAACAGTTGGAGCGAACTGAACAACTGCAATCTCAACCTCCGCGATTTGGCCGAAGCGGTCAAACGGGGGGTGATCGCCGCCGGGGGATTGCCATTGGAATTCCCCACCATTTCGCTGGGCGAGGAATTCATGAAACCCTCGGCGATGCTATATCGCAATCTGATGGCGATGGACATTGAGGAAACGATCCGCTCGAATCCCATCGATGGCGTGGTGCTGTTGTGCAATTGCGATAAGACCACCCCCGCGCAATTGATGGGCGCCGCCAGCGCCGATTTGCCGACGATTCAACTCAACGGCGGACCGCGGACTGTCGGAAATTGGCGGGGACAGCCGGTCGGGTCGGGGACCGACATGTGGAAATACTGGGACGATGTCCGCTCCGGTAAGATGTCCCGCGAGGAATGGAACGAACTGGAACGCTGTATCTCTTGCGGCGTGGGTGCGTGTAACGTGATGGGAACAGCTTCGACAATGACGTCGCTGTCCGAAGCGTTGGGCGTGATGCTGCCGGGGGTCTCCAGTCTCAAAGCGAATGATGCGCGGCGGTTGGCAGCGGCCGAAGCAACGGGGCGGCGGATTGTGGAAATGGTTCATGAAGACCTCCGCCTTTCAAAAATCTTCACACCCGCCGCATTTGACAATGCGATTCGAACATTGTCGGCGCTGGGGGGATCCACAAACGCCGTTGTGCATTTGATTGCCATGGCGGGACGGCGGAATATCAAATTGCCGCTGAGCCGCTTTGATGAACTCGCACAACAGACGCCGTTTTTGGTCAATTGCAGTCCGTCGGGAAAATATCTGATGGACGCCTTCCACGCCGCTGGTGGCGTGCCGGCGGTGTTGTCGGAATTGAAGAGCTTGCTGAATTTGGATTGTCTGACCGTGACGGGGCAGTCCATAGGCGAAAACATTGCCGCCGCGCGCAGCCACGATACGGATGTGATTAAGACGGTGGCGGACCCCATGG from Symmachiella dynata encodes:
- a CDS encoding RNA polymerase sigma factor; the encoded protein is MMQLADNEVLQLVRAAQAGNREAFGRLAVRFEPIVFAIVLRRLRNRSEAKEVTQDVFLQMMRKLDQLRDPERFVGWMKQVAVRMAINRAVRRPHEVVTGTDTVSALKMDRANPLESLMQKEDAGRVRGGLSRLRELDRQTLMAFYFEGQSLKEMSDHFESPIGTIKRRLHTARNRLKEELVAAPAPV
- a CDS encoding leucine-rich repeat domain-containing protein, giving the protein MSESNESQHSKSRRRWWLYALSLVVIAVVGVVCTLVPIWREREAIAALWERDFDIWTESRLPRFISEQIDENYETAISIRNVTVNGGVCGFWYHEPAEFDFDVEIAELANMPVTCSNKGDYPSLYSFSQVSADDLTLIGQLNNLEALGLSYVNLTDAQAEMIGGLPKLRNLSLASQQIKDADFVRAISRARGLESLYLNNLVIDPETVELIASLPNLKELGIAHPRLDNLQMADFLRRLDLEELSLHHVKLTDADCRVLGKMSRLKWLYLEFAEIDDSGLRHFRSLSNLQWVDVSNTNVTATGAAELERQLSDCRINIEKRLTIEEFRQKYDDYDGGRMMDIVHRLFDDFDGETEDTEAEPVLSAQKNAGSQ
- a CDS encoding sugar phosphate isomerase/epimerase family protein; the protein is MKYGMNMLLWTTNVGEEHFPILERLKSMGYDGVEIPIFDLELEPYRKLAEKCDELGLERTAVTVCSSEANPASPDAALRKAGLEHINQVVDACAVLGASLLCGPYHSAIGEFSGDGPTGDERKWSQETLGHAADHAQAADVMLGLEYLNRFECYLLNSAADCAEFVRAVDHPNLRMIYDTFHANIEEKHVDEAIRTCADVTCHVHISENDRSTPGAGHVEWDKTFHTLKETEYDGWMTVEAFGLALPELAAATKIWRKMYTSEDQLAEAALKFMKTNWNA
- a CDS encoding transposase, whose product is MSNPHQPNVLLEVASLSMRLSTKFVQPYSHPKSPQKFTQSQLLTILILKAYLKTTYRGIIDILGASDQLRERMELTRLPHYSTLKYFADRSHVLEITDAMLAEIIKEFAADADEASMDSTGLETSSASAHFRVRSGKTRKKYVKLSVCIVAGSMLPAGLVVGWGPGNDKCEAPELLEKVRHVTQPKRLFADAGYDAEWIHMYCREGWGVQSWIPPAVHRADGSVGGEYRQQMTKQRLKKNGYGRRWLVESFMSGLKRTMGSALAARSESSLIIEAGLKVLAYALRR
- a CDS encoding site-2 protease family protein, producing the protein MANQGLNIDNLTPEQFDELLAQHEREIRLGNVPEGSRRPAAPPKRWFRPLMLFVATCLSTWYVGVLDSGWVGGAIYSASLMSILVFHEMGHFLQSVRYGVPASFPYFIPMPLPPIGTMGAVIFQRRGAGDRKALFDIAISGPLAGLVLALPMAVLGIMWSEPTYTMPTTPEFFLGAPLLFQWLIAYFHPVTSATFSLEFHPMAAAGWVGIFITALNLVPVSQLDGGHIMYALLRKKAHIVAIGFLLLVVGYMAWTGRYQWLLMVALVTFMGPKHPPTANDNVPLGWGRKILGWLTLAFLIIGITPDPIRYYDPGEQRPVRKPAAIELITPPQQGANPTQPG
- a CDS encoding IlvD/Edd family dehydratase, producing the protein MTTRPLRSSEWFAGRDELALQNRSALRSMGFDADFYAGKPVIGIANSWSELNNCNLNLRDLAEAVKRGVIAAGGLPLEFPTISLGEEFMKPSAMLYRNLMAMDIEETIRSNPIDGVVLLCNCDKTTPAQLMGAASADLPTIQLNGGPRTVGNWRGQPVGSGTDMWKYWDDVRSGKMSREEWNELERCISCGVGACNVMGTASTMTSLSEALGVMLPGVSSLKANDARRLAAAEATGRRIVEMVHEDLRLSKIFTPAAFDNAIRTLSALGGSTNAVVHLIAMAGRRNIKLPLSRFDELAQQTPFLVNCSPSGKYLMDAFHAAGGVPAVLSELKSLLNLDCLTVTGQSIGENIAAARSHDTDVIKTVADPMAADGALAVVTGNLAPSGAVIKTSAASPHLMQHRGRAIVFNDYADMLARVNDPALPVDADSVLVLRNAGPKGVPGFPEWGMIPVPQKLLEQGITDIVRISDSRMSGTSYGTVVLHIAPEAAAGGLLGCVRDGDEIELDVEERRLHLHLDDAEIQQRRAEWQPLPTKHLRGYPRLYIDHVLQANEGCDFDFLRPESDSAVEFVPPTVGRS